The Brassica napus cultivar Da-Ae chromosome C7, Da-Ae, whole genome shotgun sequence genome has a segment encoding these proteins:
- the LOC125590494 gene encoding glutathione S-transferase T2-like has product MEPISLNSHGFVNLLASQSSQPIDIGCSEVPKPAERRKWTAKEDVVLISAWLNTSKDPIVSNEQKAGSFWKRIEECVNASPLLVGSVPREWSQCKQRWGRVNEQVCKFVGCHEADLKKQASGQTENDVMKAAHDIFFNDYNAKFTLEHCWRGLRFDQKWRSHNSTRDGEKEKRKEPAEEVGGEEDVRPPGVKASKEAKRKKHFNEPAFDQIESILEVTGSRRRMRVDVVVGLGFFMYHIKSQQEKDQSIMSSSSSDEADKAFDEMVDKVVDNFIDTIVDGQTNYRKKRAYIERDRERGHNQLWKDYFMENPTYPPEMFRRRFRMNKPLFLRIVERLSSEVPYF; this is encoded by the exons ATGGAACCAATTTCCCTTAACTCTCACGGGTTCGTTAACCTCCTTGCCTCCCAGAGCAGTCAACCAATAGATATTGGTTGTTCTGAGGTTCCAAAACCTGCGGAAAGGCGGAAGTGGACAGCCAAAGAAGATGTGGTGCTGATcagtgcttggttgaacacCAGCAAGGATCCAATCGTGAGTAATGAGCAGAAGGCTGGCTCATTTTGGAAGCGCATAGAGGAGTGTGTGAATGCAAGCCCTCTGCTCGTTGGCTCCGTTCCTAGGGAGTGGAGTcaatgtaagcagaggtggggtAGGGTTAATGAACAGGTTTGCAAGTTCGTGGGATGTCACGAAGCTGATTTGAAGAAGCAAGCCAGTGGACAAACTGAGAATGATGTCATGAAGGCGGCTCATGACATCTTCTTTAATGACTACAATGCCAAGTTCACTCTTGAACATTGTTGGAGGGGGCTTCGGTTTGATCAAAAATGGAGATCCCACAACTCGACACGAGATGGTGAAAAGGAGAAGAGGAAGGAACCTGCGGAGGAGGTGGGTGGCGAGGAAGATGTTAGGCCTCCCGGTGTGAAGGCTTCCAAAGAAGCAAAACGCAAGAAACACTTCAATGAACCAGCGTTTGATCAGATAGAGAGCATtttagag GTCACGGGTTCAAGGAGGAGGATGCGTGTGGACGTGGTTGTAGGTCTCGGTTTCTTTATGTATCATATCAAGTCACAG caaGAAAAAGATCAATCAATaatgtcttcctcatcaagcGATGAAGCAGATAAAGCTTTTGATGAAATGGTCGACAAAGTTGTTGATAATTTCATAGACACAATAGTTGATGGTCAAACCAACTACCGGAAGAaacgagcttatatcgaaagagatCGAGAGCGAGGACACAATCAACTATGGAAAGACTATTTCATGGAAAATCCTACATACCCACCTGAAATGTTTAGGAggcgttttcgaatgaacaaaccactgttccttcgcattgtcgaGCGTCTAAGTAGTGAAGTTCCATACTTTTAG
- the LOC106425390 gene encoding U-box domain-containing protein 6-like, with amino-acid sequence MDVSELEENLFAVSDAKLHRDICKELSAVYCKVLSIFPSLEEARPRSKSGIQALCSLHIALEKAKNILQHCSESSKLYLAITGDAVLLKFEKAKSALIDSLRRVEDIVPSSIGSQILEVVGELEHTKFLLDPSEKEVGDRIIALLQQGKKFDNATDNSELEIFHHAATRLSITSSRSALAERRALKKLIDRARAEEDKRKESIVAYLLHLMRKYSKLFRNEITDENDSQGSPPASPTGNEDRAHHAFGRQLSKFGSINFKKSGQAPTPPEELRCPISLQLMCDPVIIASGQTYERVCIEKWFGDGHNSCPKTQQQLPHLSLTPNYCVKGLIASWCEQNGISVPAEPPESLDLNYWRLALSDTESANSKSVDSKGSSTLKAPETVPLEERSTIDKEDVTVADEETSEINVLEKYQDILAMLEKEEDLAKKCKVVENVRLVLKDDEEARILMGANGFVEAFSRFLESAVDENNAAAQETGAMALFNLAVNNNRNKELMLNSGVIPLLERMISCSHSLGPATALYLNLSCLEKAKPVIGSSQAVPFFVKLLVQVENTETQCQLDALHALYNLSTHSPNIPTLLSSNIIKTLQLLASTGDHLWIEKSLAVLLNLASSHEGKEEMISSQGMINTLATVLDTGDTIEQEQAVACLVILCTGSERCIQMVLQEGVIPSLVSISVNGSPRGRDKSQKLLMMFREQRQREQPSLNKEEAPRKSVSAPLPMSVSGQASSPESEGKPLFKSISRRKTLTRPLRFLWKKSYSLHH; translated from the exons ATGGATGTAAGCGAACTTGAGGAGAATTTGTTCGCTGTTAGCGATGCCAAG TTACATAGAGACATTTGCAAGGAGCTATCCGCAGTTTATTGCAAGGTACTGTCCATCTTCCCTTCCTTGGAAGAGGCAAGACCTCGGAGCAAATCAGGGATTCAAGCCTTGTGCTCCTTACACATTGCACTCGAGAAGGCAAAGAACATTCTTCAACACTGCTCTGAGTCTAGCAAACTTTACTTG GCTATAACTGGGGATGCTGTACTGTTAAAATTTGAGAAAGCAAAATCTGCGCTTATTGATAGTCTTAGACGCGTAGAGGACATTGTCCCTAGCTCTATTGGCTCTCAG attttgGAAGTTGTTGGTGAACTAGAGCACACCAAGTTCTTGCTTGATCCATCAGAAAAAGAAGTTGGTGACAGAATCATTGCACTCTTGCAACAAGGCAAGAAATTCGACAACGCCACTGACAACTCCGAGCTCGAAATTTTCCACCACGCAGCTACAAGACTGAGCATAACTTCCTCTAGATCAGCTCTAGCGGAGCGCCGTGCTTTAAAGAAACTCATAGACAGGGCACGTGCGGAAGAAGACAAGCGTAAAGAGTCTATTGTAGCTTACCTCTTGCATCTCATGAGAAAATACTCAAAGCTCTTCAGAAACGAGATCACTGATGAGAATGACTCTCAGGGCTCACCACCAGCTTCCCCCACTGGTAATGAAGACCGAGCTCATCACGCGTTTGGGCGTCAACTATCTAAGTTCGGTTCTATTAACTTTAAGAAGTCAGGACAGGCTCCCACTCCACCGGAAGAACTGAGGTGTCCCATATCGTTGCAGCTGATGTGTGATCCTGTCATTATTGCCTCTGGACAGACTTATGAACGGGTCTGTATCGAGAAATGGTTCGGTGATGGACATAACTCTTGCCCCAAGACTCAGCAGCAGCTCCCACATCTTTCCTTGACCCCTAATTACTGTGTGAAAGGTCTGATTGCGAGCTGGTGTGAGCAGAATGGGATCTCAGTCCCTGCTGAACCACCAGAGTCTCTCGACCTTAACTACTGGAGACTAGCACTGTCTGACACTGAATCCGCTAATTCAAAGTCAGTTGATAGTAAAGGATCTAGCACACTGAAGGCTCCTGAAACCGTTCCTTTGGAGGAGCGTAGCACTATTGACAAAGAAGATGTCACTGTGGCTGATGAGGAGACTTCTGAGATCAATGTTCTAGAGAAGTATCAGGATATATTGGCTATGTTGGAGAAAGAGGAGGACTTAGCTAAAAAGTGCAAAGTAGTAGAAAATGTCAGGCTAGTGCTGAAGGATGATGAAGAGGCCAGGATCCTCATGGGAGCCAATGGATTTGTTGAAGCGTTTTCGCGGTTTCTAGAATCAGCTGTTGATGAAAACAATGCAGCAGCACAGGAAACAGGAGCTATGGCTCTATTTAACTTAGCTGTCAACAATAACAG GAACAAAGAGTTGATGCTAAATTCAGGAGTCATCCCACTGCTGGAGAGAATGATCTCATGTTCCCACTCCCTAGGGCCAGCAACTGCGTTATATCTAAACCTCTCCTGCCTTGAGAAAGCCAAGCCAGTGATTGGCTCAAGTCAAGCAGTTCCCTTCTTTGTAAAACTTCTTGTTCAGGTAGAAAACACCGAGACCCAATGCCAGCTGGACGCTCTTCACGCCCTCTACAACCTTTCAACCCACTCTCCCAACATCCCCACTCTCCTCTCATCTAACATAATCAAAACCCTTCAACTCCTTGCGTCAACAGGTGACCACTTGTGGATAGAGAAGTCACTAGCCGTGTTACTAAACCTAGCCTCTAGCCACGAAGGGAAAGAAGAGATGATATCATCACAAGGCATGATCAACACTCTCGCAACGGTGCTAGACACTGGGGACACCATCGAACAAGAGCAAGCCGTTGCTTGCCTTGTGATCCTATGCACGGGAAGCGAGCGGTGTATCCAGATGGTTCTACAAGAAGGTGTGATTCCGTCTCTGGTTTCGATCTCGGTGAACGGAAGTCCCCGTGGAAGAGACAAGTCTCAGAAGCTTCTGATGATGTTCAGGGAACAGAGGCAACGAGAACAGCCGTCGCTAAACAAAGAGGAAGCTCCCAGGAAAAGCGTATCGGCACCGTTACCAATGTCTGTATCTGGTCAAGCTTCATCTCCAGAGTCGGAAGGAAAGCCTTTGTTTAAATCAATATCAAGAAGGAAGACATTAACAAGACCATTGAGGTTCCTCTGGAAGAAAAGCTACTCGCTCCACCATTAA
- the LOC106425447 gene encoding 2,4-dichlorophenol 6-monooxygenase, producing MALLGLIKRVSRISRNNSRVRVYPARYFQSRDLSSSNTFHGKDAKLPVLIVGAGPVGLVLSILLTKLGVKCALVDKATCFSKHPQAHFINNRSMEIFRKLDGLAGEIERSQPPVDLWRKFIYCTSLSGSTLGTVDHMQPQDFEKVVSPASVAHFSQYKLTSLMLKRLENLGFNVHSSKESDGLELDSVVAGKILMGHECVAIDANKESVTATVAFLKGGKRMERNIQCSLLVGADGAGSAVRRLTNVEMRGERDLQKLISVHFISRELGEYLINNRPGMLFFIFNTGGIGVLVAHDLLQGEFVLQIPYYPPQQSLSDFSTEMCRMLIFNLVGHELSDLDVADIKPWVMHAEVAEKFMCCENRVILAGDAAHRFPPAGGFGMNTGIQDAHNLAWKIAALVQGSAKSSILNTYETERRPIALFNTSLSIQNFRAAMSVPSALGLDPTIANSVHRFINKTVGSILPTGLQKAILDKVFAIGRAQLSESLLNESNPLGHQRLSRLKSIFDGGKSLQLQFPAEDLGFRYQEGAIVPDNESGAGDPEAPSGRRRDYVPCAEPGSRLPHMYVKVLSDSTREVIVSTLDLISIDKVEFLLIISPLQESYELARATFEVAKEFKANVKVCVIWPSSSDDGVVRDSKSALAPCENVVDVMEVKEESGGEASWWSICKLTERGSILVRPDEHIAWRMKSSVPLEPTLHMRDVFNIILGKQ from the exons ATGGCATTGCTTGGGCTGATCAAGAGGGTTTCACGAATAAGCAGAAACAATTCGAGGGTCAGAGTGTACCCAGCGAGATACTTCCAAAGCAGGGACCTTTCAAGCTCAAACACCTTTCACGGCAAAGATGCTAAGCTTCCTGTTCTGATCGTCGGCGCTGGACCGGTAGGCCTCGTTTTATCCATCCTTCTCACCAAACTAG GTGTGAAATGTGCTCTTGTTGACAAAGCCACATGCTTTTCTAAACATCCACAAGCTCATTTCATCAACAACCGGTCTATGGAG ATCTTTCGTAAATTGGATGGGTTAGCTGGGGAGATTGAAAGATCACAGCCTCCTGTTGATTTGTGGAGGAAGTTTATATACTGTACTTCACTCTCCGGTTCAACTCTAGGCACAGTGGACCACATGCAGCCTCAAG ATTTTGAGAAGGTTGTCAGCCCTGCTTCCGTTGCTCACTTCTCCCAGTACAAATTGACAAGCTTAATGCTTAAGCGGTTAGAAAACCTCGGCTTTAATGTTCATAGTTCCAAAGAGTCGGATGGTCTTGAGCTTGACTCTGTTGTTGCGGGGAAAATTCTTATGGGTCATGAGTGTGTGGCGATCGATGCTAACAAGGAAAGCGTTACTGCAACTGTTGCTTTTCTCAAAGGAGGCAAGCGTATGGAAAGAAACATCCAATGTAGTCTACTGGTTGGTGCTGATGGTGCTGGGAGTGCTGTAAGAAGGCTCACAAATGTAGAGATGCGTGGGGAAAGAGATCTGCAGAAGCTTATTAGTGTCCATTTCATTAGCAGGGAGCTCGGTGAGTACTTGATCAATAACAGACCAGGGAtgttgtttttcattttcaacaCCGGAGGTATAGGAGTTCTCGTTGCCCATGATCTTCTACAAGGAGAGTTTGTCTTACAG ATCCCATACTATCCTCCTCAGCAGAGCCTATCTGATTTCAGTACGGAG ATGTGCAGGATGTTGATATTCAATTTGGTGGGACATGAGCTTTCAGACTTGGATGTAGCTGATATTAAGCCGTGGGTCATGCATGCTGAAGTCGCCGAGAAATTCATGTGCTGTGAGAACAGAGTGATACTTGCCGGTGATGCTGCTCACAGGTTCCCACCTGCTGGAGGTTTCG GAATGAACACTGGAATTCAAGATGCTCATAATCTTGCATGGAAAATAGCAGCTCTTGTTCAGGGTTCTGCAAAATCTTCGATTCTTAATACATATGAAACAGAACGTAGACCG ATTGCCCTTTTCAATACTTCACTCAGCATTCAGAACTTCAGAGCAGCTATGTCGGTTCCTTCAGCGCTAGGTCTTGATCCAACAATTGCCAACTCAG TTCATAGGTTTATAAACAAAACAGTCGGTTCCATCCTTCCAACTGGGCTGCAAAAGGCAATCTTGGATAAGGTCTTTGCAATAGGACGTGCACAGCTTTCGGAATCTCTGTTGAATGAGAGCAATCCACTAGGACATCAGAGACTTAGCAGACTAAAGAGTATATTCGATGGAGGAAAAAGCCTTCAACTACAGTTTCCTGCAGAGGATCTTGGTTTCAG GTACCAAGAGGGAGCCATTGTTCCTGATAATGAGTCTGGAGCTGGTGATCCTGAAGCACCAAGTGGTCGTAGAAGAGACTATGTTCCCTGTGCTGAACCAGGTTCAAGACTGCCCCATATGTATGTGAAAGTTCTGTCAGATTCCACAAGAGAAGTTATTGTTTCTACACTGGATCTTATTTCCATCGACAAAGTGGAGTTTCTACTTATAATATCGCCCTTACAAGAGTCCTATGAGCTAGCTCGCGCTACATTCGAAGTCGCAAAAGAGTTTAAGGCTAATGTAAAGGTATGTGTAATCTGGCCTAGTAGCAGTGACGATGGTGTTGTAAGGGATAGCAAATCAGCATTAGCTCCATGTGAAAATGTTGTTGACGTTATGGAAGTTAAAGAAGAAAGTGGTGGAGAAGCTTCTTGGTGGAGTATTTGTAAGTTGACAGAGAGAGGTTCTATTTTGGTACGCCCCGATGAACACATTGCTTGGCGTATGAAGTCTAGTGTTCCTTTGGAACCTACTCTGCACATGAGAGATGTCTTCAACATCATTCTTGGGAAACAATGA